CGGCAGGTTCAGCGCGTCGTCGCCGGAGTAGTAGGCCAGGCCGGTCTCGGCGATGATCTGGCCGCCGCCCGGCAGGTCGCCCTTGGCGTCCTTGACCGCGACGATGTTGGGATGCTCGGCCAGCTTGCGCAGCGAGTCCCAGCTGATCGGCACGACCGAACGCGGTGGGATGTCGTACAGCACCACCGGCAGATCGGTGGCGTCGGCGACGGTGGTGAAGTGCGCGATGAGGCCGGCCTGCGGCGGTCGCGAGTAGTACGGGGTCACGACGAGCAACCCGTGCGCGCCTGCCTCGGCCGAAGCCTTGGCCAGGTGCACGCTGTGGGCGGTGTCGTAGCTGCCCGCGCCGGCGATGACGCGCGCCCGGTCGCCCACGGCGCCCACGACGGCGCGCAGCAAGGCGATCTTCTCGTCGTCCGAGGTCGTCGGCGATTCGCCGGTGGTGCCCGACAGCACCAGACCGTCGCAGCCGGAATCGACCAGACGTGCGGCCAGCTGTACCGCGGCGTCGAGGTCGATCGAGCCGTCGGGCTTGAACGGAGTCACCATAGCGGTCAGCAGGGTGCCCAACTGGGCCGTTACATCAATTCCGCTGGTGCTCACGGGCACCAAGATTACCCGGTCCTCCTCACGCTTCTGTCGCCAGCGGGGAGGTTGCCACCTCCGAGCCGTCGGCCAGCGTCGAAATCACGAAATCGGAGAACACCGCGGGGGCCACGGTGACAAGTTCCCGCAGGCAGGCGATGGCCAGGCGGCGGATCTCCACGTCGGCGTGTTCACTGGCCCGCATCGCGATGAAATGCCGCCACGCCCGGTAGTTGCCGGTGACGACGATGCGGGTCTCTGTCGCGTTCGGCAACACGGCCCGCGCGGCCTGGCGCGCCTGTT
This genomic window from Mycolicibacterium goodii contains:
- the dapA gene encoding 4-hydroxy-tetrahydrodipicolinate synthase — protein: MPVSTSGIDVTAQLGTLLTAMVTPFKPDGSIDLDAAVQLAARLVDSGCDGLVLSGTTGESPTTSDDEKIALLRAVVGAVGDRARVIAGAGSYDTAHSVHLAKASAEAGAHGLLVVTPYYSRPPQAGLIAHFTTVADATDLPVVLYDIPPRSVVPISWDSLRKLAEHPNIVAVKDAKGDLPGGGQIIAETGLAYYSGDDALNLPWLAMGAVGFISVWGHLAAGQLRDMLTAFNSGDIATARKINVNLGPLAAAQARLGGVTMSKAGLRLQGFEAGEPRLPQIPATTEELEALAADMRAATVLR